A genomic region of Roseateles amylovorans contains the following coding sequences:
- the yjgA gene encoding ribosome biogenesis factor YjgA — MGVATGIDRVATIIRALRPTLSVGASDLSPMQDYEDPDDERPSKSQLKRDMSALQALGVDLLALPEKRIAALNLPEKLNDALRDARRSTAHEGKRRLLQLIGKLMRHVDPEPIREAVAEFKLGRAQDSLELHQAERWRERLVSEDPALQAFIDTFDEVDVQQLRSLIRAARKDRALEPEQRNGRAWRELFQFIKAHVLAAKGSTGSDDEQADAPGSDDE, encoded by the coding sequence ATGGGGGTCGCGACCGGGATCGACAGGGTGGCGACTATCATACGGGCGCTGCGCCCCACCCTCTCGGTCGGGGCTTCTGACCTTTCCCCCATGCAAGATTACGAAGATCCCGACGACGAACGCCCCAGCAAGAGCCAGCTCAAGCGCGACATGTCCGCGCTCCAGGCCCTGGGTGTCGATCTGCTCGCACTGCCGGAAAAGCGCATTGCCGCGCTCAATCTGCCCGAGAAGCTCAACGATGCGCTCCGGGACGCCCGCCGCAGCACCGCGCACGAGGGCAAGCGGCGGCTGCTGCAGTTGATCGGCAAGCTGATGCGCCACGTCGACCCGGAACCGATCCGGGAAGCCGTCGCGGAATTCAAGCTGGGCCGCGCCCAGGATTCGCTGGAGCTGCACCAGGCTGAACGCTGGCGCGAGCGGCTGGTCAGCGAAGACCCCGCGCTGCAGGCCTTCATCGACACCTTCGACGAAGTCGATGTCCAACAACTGCGCAGCCTGATCCGCGCCGCCCGCAAGGACCGCGCCCTGGAGCCGGAACAACGCAACGGCCGCGCCTGGCGCGAACTGTTCCAGTTCATCAAGGCCCACGTGCTGGCGGCCAAGGGCTCGACCGGGAGCGACGACGAGCAAGCCGACGCTCCGGGCAGCGACGATGAGTGA
- a CDS encoding ABC transporter substrate-binding protein, whose protein sequence is MILKTATRISTTRTARALLPWALAAGSLFSVGIASAQTLRWASQGDMQTADPHSQNEILTNSINGQTYERLVSRDQQLAIVPGLATEWTQVKPTLWRLKLRQGVKFHDGSPFTADDVVFSIQRAKDPNSQISVYAQAVGTPKKIDDHTVDFQLDKVNPIFLQHLDTLFIMSKRWSEQYKVTKPQSFKDREETYAATHANGTGPYILVDRQPGVRTTFKRNPNWWGKFDGNVQDAVYTPIGNDATRLAALISGEIDFVVDPAPRDIPRLKQTAGVKVQEGPENRLIFIGMDQSRDKLLYGKVPGDKNPFKDLRVRQALYQAIDINAIRTKLMNGLSVPTGGLTPSPLGAFNDPQLEARLPYDLAASRKLMSDAGFADGFEVTLDCPNNRYINDEEICLALASMWAQLKVKVRVNAQPRVLMFPKLEKLDTSLYLYGWGGTITDAETLITPVLRNRSDKGVGNYNFGNWRDDKFDALAAASSIEADPKKREALIREVLAEFKAQIHLIPLHRQMIPWATRQNVTVQHRPDNWFELRWATVK, encoded by the coding sequence ATGATCCTGAAGACCGCCACTCGCATCAGCACGACGCGGACTGCCCGCGCCCTGCTGCCCTGGGCGCTGGCCGCCGGCAGCCTGTTCAGCGTCGGGATCGCCAGCGCGCAAACCCTGCGCTGGGCCAGCCAGGGCGACATGCAGACCGCGGATCCACATTCGCAAAACGAAATCCTGACCAATTCCATCAATGGTCAGACTTACGAGCGCCTCGTCTCGCGGGACCAACAACTGGCCATCGTGCCGGGACTGGCCACCGAATGGACGCAGGTGAAACCCACCCTGTGGCGGCTCAAGCTGCGTCAGGGCGTGAAATTCCATGACGGCAGCCCGTTCACCGCCGACGATGTGGTCTTCTCGATCCAGCGCGCCAAGGATCCGAACTCGCAGATCAGCGTTTATGCGCAGGCGGTAGGCACGCCGAAGAAGATCGACGACCACACCGTCGACTTCCAGCTCGACAAGGTCAATCCGATCTTCCTGCAGCACCTGGACACGCTGTTCATCATGAGCAAGCGCTGGAGCGAGCAGTACAAGGTCACCAAGCCGCAGAGCTTCAAGGACCGGGAAGAGACCTATGCCGCCACCCATGCCAATGGCACCGGCCCCTACATCCTGGTGGACCGTCAGCCTGGCGTGCGCACGACCTTCAAGCGCAACCCGAACTGGTGGGGCAAGTTCGACGGCAATGTGCAGGACGCCGTCTACACGCCCATCGGCAACGATGCGACGCGGCTCGCCGCGCTGATCTCGGGCGAAATCGACTTCGTCGTCGACCCGGCGCCACGCGACATCCCCCGCCTGAAGCAGACCGCAGGCGTGAAGGTGCAGGAAGGTCCGGAGAATCGGCTGATCTTCATCGGCATGGACCAGTCACGCGACAAGTTGCTCTACGGCAAGGTCCCGGGCGACAAGAACCCGTTCAAGGACCTGCGGGTGCGCCAGGCGCTCTACCAGGCCATCGACATCAACGCCATCCGCACCAAGCTGATGAACGGCCTGAGCGTGCCCACCGGCGGACTGACGCCCTCGCCGCTGGGCGCCTTCAACGATCCGCAGCTCGAGGCCCGATTGCCTTACGACCTTGCCGCCTCGCGCAAGTTGATGTCGGATGCAGGCTTCGCCGACGGCTTTGAGGTGACGTTGGACTGCCCGAACAACCGCTACATCAATGACGAGGAGATCTGCCTGGCACTGGCCTCGATGTGGGCGCAATTGAAGGTGAAGGTCCGCGTCAATGCCCAGCCGCGGGTGCTGATGTTCCCCAAGCTGGAAAAGCTCGACACCAGCCTCTACCTTTACGGCTGGGGCGGCACCATCACCGACGCGGAAACCCTGATCACCCCGGTGCTGCGCAACCGCAGCGACAAGGGCGTCGGCAACTACAACTTCGGCAACTGGCGCGACGACAAGTTCGATGCGCTGGCGGCCGCCTCCAGCATCGAGGCCGATCCCAAGAAGCGCGAAGCCCTGATCAGGGAGGTGCTGGCCGAGTTCAAGGCGCAGATCCACCTGATTCCGCTCCATCGTCAGATGATTCCCTGGGCCACACGTCAGAACGTGACGGTGCAGCACCGCCCGGACAACTGGTTCGAGCTGCGCTGGGCGACCGTGAAATAA
- the mog gene encoding molybdopterin adenylyltransferase, whose translation MSEPSASGPAAALQPGPIEPVRIGIVSISDRASSGVYEDKGLPALQDWLTAALLNPITFEPRLIPDERAQIAHTLRELVDDARCDLVLTTGGTGPSPRDVTPEATLDVADREMPGFGEQMRQISLHFVPTAILSRQVAVLRGRALIINLPGQPKAIAETLSGHEAASGIFAAVPYCIDLIGGPYLETRDEVCAAFRPKTARRPARQG comes from the coding sequence ATGAGTGAGCCCAGCGCCAGCGGCCCCGCCGCCGCATTGCAGCCCGGCCCGATCGAGCCGGTGCGGATCGGCATCGTGTCGATCAGCGACCGGGCCTCGAGCGGTGTCTACGAGGACAAGGGCCTGCCCGCGCTGCAGGACTGGCTGACCGCCGCGCTGCTCAATCCGATCACGTTCGAGCCGCGACTGATCCCGGACGAACGGGCACAGATCGCCCACACGCTGCGCGAGCTGGTGGACGACGCCCGCTGCGACCTGGTGCTGACCACCGGCGGCACCGGCCCTTCGCCGCGCGATGTCACCCCCGAAGCGACGCTGGATGTTGCGGACCGCGAGATGCCGGGATTCGGCGAGCAGATGCGCCAGATCTCGCTGCATTTCGTGCCGACGGCCATCCTGTCCCGGCAGGTGGCGGTCCTCCGGGGCCGGGCGCTGATCATCAATCTGCCGGGCCAGCCCAAGGCCATCGCCGAAACCCTCTCGGGGCATGAGGCCGCGTCTGGCATCTTTGCCGCGGTGCCGTATTGCATCGATCTGATCGGCGGCCCTTATCTGGAAACCCGCGACGAGGTGTGCGCGGCGTTCCGCCCCAAAACCGCCCGGCGCCCCGCGCGCCAGGGCTGA
- a CDS encoding inositol monophosphatase family protein, which translates to MTQVALHPMLNVAIKAARTAGAIINRASMDLDILKINTKSPNDFVTEVDQAAEAAIIETLLQAYPDHGILAEESGRTHGARHSEYQWIIDPLDGTTNFIHGLPVYCVSIALAHRNVVQQAVVYDPTRNDLFYATKGRGAYLNDKRLRVSKRTRMSDALIGTGFPFRRGDNFKRYMKMFEEVMTQCAGLRRPGAAALDLCYVAAGYYDAFFETGLNPWDVAAGSLIITEAGGLVGNFTGESDFLFQREIVAGSPKIYGQLVQTLTPYTRVIKAEDLEADAQGEGSPNASATSAKPAAATAADAVAEAAQKKRGPVRIKKTEDSEG; encoded by the coding sequence ATGACGCAAGTTGCCCTTCATCCCATGCTCAACGTCGCCATCAAGGCGGCGCGAACCGCCGGCGCCATCATCAACCGCGCGTCGATGGATCTGGACATCCTGAAGATCAACACCAAGTCGCCCAATGACTTTGTGACCGAGGTGGACCAGGCCGCAGAAGCGGCCATCATCGAAACCCTGCTGCAGGCCTACCCTGACCACGGCATCCTCGCCGAAGAGTCCGGCCGCACCCACGGCGCCCGTCATTCCGAATACCAATGGATCATCGATCCGCTGGACGGCACCACCAATTTCATCCACGGCCTCCCGGTCTATTGCGTGTCGATCGCCCTGGCACACCGCAACGTGGTGCAACAGGCCGTCGTCTACGACCCGACCCGCAACGACCTCTTCTACGCCACCAAGGGCCGCGGCGCCTACCTCAACGACAAGCGCCTGCGCGTGTCCAAGCGCACCCGCATGAGCGACGCGCTGATCGGCACCGGCTTCCCCTTCCGCCGCGGCGACAACTTCAAGCGCTACATGAAGATGTTCGAGGAGGTCATGACCCAGTGCGCCGGCCTGCGCCGCCCTGGCGCTGCCGCCCTGGACCTCTGCTACGTGGCCGCCGGCTACTACGACGCCTTCTTCGAAACCGGCCTCAACCCCTGGGACGTGGCCGCTGGTTCGCTGATCATCACCGAGGCAGGTGGTCTGGTCGGCAACTTCACCGGTGAATCGGACTTCCTGTTCCAGCGCGAAATCGTGGCGGGCAGCCCGAAGATCTACGGCCAATTGGTGCAGACGCTCACCCCGTACACCCGCGTGATCAAGGCGGAAGACCTGGAGGCCGATGCGCAAGGCGAGGGATCGCCCAACGCCAGCGCCACATCCGCCAAGCCGGCAGCCGCGACTGCCGCCGATGCGGTGGCTGAAGCCGCCCAGAAAAAGCGCGGACCTGTCCGGATCAAGAAGACCGAGGACAGCGAGGGCTGA
- the pmbA gene encoding metalloprotease PmbA: protein MSQAEQGFAYSQDQFRQLIEDVLAEAKQLGASDAGAEVSEGSGMSVSVRRGQLENVERNRDKSLGISVYLGQRRGNASTSDFSVKALKDTVRAAYDIARFTAEDEFAGLPDEQDLSLDAEARPSLDLFHPWAITAEAAAELALECEAAALRTDARITNSEGAAVSAQQSHFFTGNSRGFRGGYASSRHSLSVAPIAGRGAGMERDAWYSSMRDAADLASAESVGRYAAERALARLKGRKVKTATVPVLFESPVAAGLLGALVQATSGGALYRRASFLLDSLDQQILAPHVEVVEDPHLLKGKASAPFDDEGVITRPRTVVEAGVLKGYFLSTYSARKLGLRTTGHAGGSHNLTMRSRATAPGDDLPTMLRRLGTGLFVTELMGQGVNYVTGDYSRGASGYWVENGEIAFPVNEVTIAGNLKDMFRQIVGIGSDTYTLGGKTVGSLLLPQMKLAGS, encoded by the coding sequence ATGAGCCAAGCCGAGCAAGGATTCGCCTACAGCCAGGACCAGTTCCGACAGTTGATCGAGGATGTGCTCGCCGAAGCGAAGCAGCTCGGCGCGTCGGACGCGGGTGCGGAAGTGTCTGAAGGCAGCGGCATGTCGGTGTCGGTTCGCCGCGGCCAGCTGGAGAATGTCGAGCGCAACCGAGACAAGTCGCTGGGCATTTCCGTCTACCTGGGCCAGCGGCGCGGCAATGCCAGCACCTCCGACTTCTCGGTCAAGGCCCTGAAGGACACGGTGCGCGCCGCCTACGACATCGCCCGCTTCACTGCCGAGGACGAATTCGCCGGTCTGCCGGATGAGCAGGACCTGTCGTTGGACGCGGAGGCCCGCCCGTCCCTGGACCTGTTCCACCCCTGGGCGATCACCGCCGAGGCCGCGGCCGAACTGGCGCTGGAGTGCGAAGCTGCGGCGCTGAGGACGGATGCGCGCATCACGAATTCCGAAGGCGCGGCCGTGTCGGCGCAGCAATCGCATTTCTTCACTGGCAATTCGCGCGGCTTCCGCGGCGGTTATGCCAGCTCGCGGCATTCCCTCTCGGTCGCACCGATCGCCGGTCGCGGCGCGGGCATGGAGCGCGACGCCTGGTACAGCTCGATGCGTGACGCCGCCGATCTGGCCAGCGCCGAATCCGTCGGCCGCTACGCCGCCGAGCGCGCTCTGGCACGCCTGAAGGGCCGCAAGGTCAAGACCGCGACCGTGCCGGTGCTGTTTGAATCGCCGGTGGCCGCCGGCTTGCTGGGCGCATTGGTTCAGGCGACCAGCGGCGGCGCGCTCTACCGCCGGGCCAGCTTCCTGCTGGACAGCCTGGATCAGCAGATCCTGGCCCCGCACGTCGAGGTGGTGGAAGATCCGCATCTGCTCAAGGGCAAGGCCAGCGCGCCCTTCGATGACGAGGGCGTCATCACGCGTCCCCGTACCGTCGTCGAGGCGGGCGTGCTCAAGGGCTATTTCCTGAGCACCTATTCGGCGCGCAAGCTGGGTCTGCGCACCACCGGCCATGCCGGCGGCTCCCACAACCTCACGATGCGCAGCCGTGCGACCGCGCCGGGTGATGACCTGCCCACCATGCTTCGCCGGCTCGGCACTGGCCTGTTCGTCACCGAGCTGATGGGGCAGGGCGTCAATTACGTCACCGGGGACTATTCCCGCGGTGCCAGCGGCTACTGGGTCGAGAACGGGGAGATCGCCTTCCCGGTCAATGAAGTGACCATCGCCGGCAACCTGAAGGACATGTTCCGGCAGATCGTCGGCATCGGTTCGGACACCTACACCCTGGGCGGCAAGACCGTCGGCTCGCTGCTGCTGCCGCAGATGAAACTGGCCGGTTCCTGA
- the cysE gene encoding serine O-acetyltransferase has translation MFQRLREDIACILERDPAARSAWEVLTCYPGLHALVLHRCARWFWTRGWRWLGRFTSHVGRFLTGIEIHPGATIGRRVFIDHGMGIVIGEMTEIGDECTIYQGVTLGGTSLVKGAKRHPTLERGVIVGANACILGGFTVGEGARVGSGAVVTKPVPAGATAVGNPARIIEAKGDAQREAAAARMGFSAYGVTQGDDPVALAMKGLIDHAAGHEHQIALLWQAVAKLSEDQRRDCVPSGAQQDEQFDAAEFARLVK, from the coding sequence ATGTTTCAGCGTCTTCGCGAAGACATCGCTTGCATCCTCGAACGCGACCCTGCCGCTCGCTCGGCTTGGGAGGTGTTGACCTGTTACCCCGGTCTGCATGCGTTGGTGCTGCATCGTTGTGCGCGTTGGTTCTGGACGCGCGGATGGCGCTGGCTGGGTCGCTTCACCTCGCATGTCGGCCGGTTCCTGACCGGCATCGAGATCCACCCCGGCGCGACCATCGGCCGGCGCGTCTTCATCGATCACGGCATGGGCATCGTCATCGGCGAGATGACCGAGATCGGCGACGAGTGCACCATCTACCAGGGCGTCACCCTGGGCGGGACCTCGCTGGTGAAGGGCGCCAAACGCCATCCGACCTTGGAGCGCGGCGTGATTGTGGGCGCCAATGCCTGCATCCTGGGCGGCTTCACCGTCGGGGAAGGCGCCCGCGTGGGTTCTGGCGCCGTGGTGACCAAGCCGGTCCCGGCGGGCGCGACCGCCGTCGGTAATCCGGCGCGCATCATCGAAGCCAAGGGCGACGCCCAACGCGAGGCTGCCGCGGCGCGCATGGGGTTCTCCGCTTACGGGGTCACCCAGGGCGACGATCCGGTCGCGCTGGCCATGAAGGGCTTGATCGACCACGCCGCCGGCCATGAGCATCAGATTGCGCTGCTGTGGCAGGCGGTGGCCAAGCTCTCCGAAGACCAGCGTCGGGACTGCGTGCCAAGCGGCGCGCAGCAGGACGAGCAGTTCGACGCCGCCGAGTTCGCCCGTTTGGTCAAGTGA
- the mutS gene encoding DNA mismatch repair protein MutS: MSSPATDDFSQHTPMMQQYLRIKSEYPETLVFYRMGDFYEVFYDDARKANQLLDVTLTTRGQSGGAPVVMAGVPVHALDAYLAKLIKLGEPVAIAEQIGEVGATKGPVERKVVRVVTPGTVTDAELLADKQDAILLSVATQGKTFGLAWLSLTQGELGLAQCGERELASWLARLAPAEVLVDRERHPAAVLAARLPITNRPSWQFDTSLGQRKLCEQLGVASLQGFNAQDLPTAHAAAAALLSFAEHTQGRALSHVKRLQVQRATDLLDLPPASQRNLELTQTLRGETSPTLLSLLDTCRTGMGSRALRHCLLNPPRDRTIARARQDAIAELLATGFDPLREALRQVSDVERISARIALRQVRPRELAGLRATLQILPELAQTVPAGSALLDELAVGLGASPHLAELLTRAIAEEPAALLREGNVIATGFDEQLDELRSIQTNCDDFLLDLETRERARTGITNLRVQYNKVHGFYIEVTTSGLDKVPLDYQRRQTLKNAERFITPELKTFEDKALSAQERAMAREKLLYELVIDQLGEELPALGRLARSLATLDLLAAMAERAATLNWCRPEFVTHPCIDIQAGRHPVVESRLRETGSGEFMANDCRLDARTKLLVITGPNMGGKSTFMRQVALIALLASIGAYVPAAACRLGPIDAIHTRIGAADDLANAQSTFMLEMTEAAAILHSATEQSLVLMDEIGRGTSTFDGLALAGAIATHLHDKCRAFTLFATHYFELTEFPAKHTQAINMHVSAVESGEDIVFLHEIQPGPASRSYGVQVARLAGMPAPVVRQARAALEALEARASEDESQIDLFAAPPEPAPGALAADEPSPLLDALRDLDPDALSPREALAALYQLKSLASGRL, translated from the coding sequence ATGAGCAGTCCCGCGACCGACGATTTCAGCCAGCACACACCGATGATGCAGCAGTACCTGCGCATCAAGTCGGAGTATCCGGAGACCCTCGTCTTCTACCGGATGGGCGACTTCTATGAGGTGTTCTACGACGACGCCCGCAAAGCGAATCAGTTGCTGGACGTCACCCTCACCACGCGAGGCCAAAGTGGCGGCGCGCCGGTCGTCATGGCTGGCGTTCCCGTGCATGCCCTGGACGCCTATCTCGCCAAGCTGATCAAACTGGGCGAGCCCGTGGCCATCGCCGAACAGATCGGCGAAGTCGGCGCCACCAAAGGGCCGGTCGAGCGCAAAGTGGTCCGGGTGGTCACGCCCGGCACCGTCACCGATGCTGAGTTGCTCGCCGACAAGCAGGACGCCATCCTGCTGTCCGTCGCCACGCAGGGCAAGACCTTCGGCCTGGCCTGGCTCTCATTGACCCAAGGCGAACTGGGCCTGGCGCAATGCGGAGAACGTGAACTGGCCTCCTGGCTGGCCCGCCTCGCTCCTGCCGAAGTGCTGGTGGACCGCGAGCGCCACCCCGCCGCCGTACTCGCCGCGCGGCTGCCCATCACCAACCGCCCCAGTTGGCAGTTCGACACCAGCCTCGGCCAACGCAAGTTGTGCGAGCAACTCGGTGTCGCGAGCCTTCAGGGCTTCAATGCGCAGGATCTGCCAACGGCGCATGCGGCCGCTGCGGCGCTGCTGTCCTTTGCAGAACACACCCAGGGCCGTGCGCTCTCGCATGTGAAGCGCCTGCAGGTCCAGCGCGCGACCGATCTGCTGGATCTTCCGCCCGCCAGCCAGCGCAACCTGGAACTCACCCAGACCCTGCGCGGCGAGACCTCGCCCACGCTGCTGTCCTTGCTGGACACCTGCCGCACCGGCATGGGCAGCCGCGCGCTGCGTCACTGCCTGCTGAACCCGCCGCGCGACCGCACGATCGCCCGCGCTCGGCAGGATGCGATCGCCGAACTGCTGGCCACCGGCTTCGATCCACTGCGCGAAGCCTTGCGCCAGGTATCTGACGTCGAACGCATCTCCGCGCGCATCGCGCTGCGGCAAGTCCGACCGCGGGAACTGGCGGGCCTTCGCGCCACCCTGCAGATCCTGCCCGAACTTGCCCAGACGGTGCCCGCCGGCTCCGCCCTGCTGGATGAGTTGGCCGTCGGCCTCGGCGCATCCCCTCATTTGGCCGAATTGCTGACCCGCGCCATTGCCGAAGAGCCCGCCGCGTTGTTGCGCGAAGGCAATGTGATCGCCACCGGCTTCGACGAACAACTCGACGAGCTGCGAAGCATCCAGACCAACTGCGACGACTTCCTGCTGGATCTCGAGACCCGCGAACGGGCTCGCACCGGCATCACCAACCTGCGCGTGCAGTACAACAAGGTGCATGGCTTCTACATCGAAGTCACCACCAGCGGCCTCGACAAGGTGCCGCTCGACTATCAGCGCCGCCAGACACTCAAGAACGCCGAACGCTTCATCACGCCCGAGCTCAAGACCTTCGAAGACAAGGCCCTGTCGGCGCAGGAACGCGCGATGGCGCGTGAGAAGCTGCTTTATGAGCTGGTCATCGACCAACTGGGCGAGGAGCTCCCTGCCCTGGGCCGACTGGCGCGCTCCCTGGCCACCCTGGACCTGCTGGCCGCCATGGCTGAACGTGCCGCAACCCTGAACTGGTGCCGGCCCGAGTTCGTGACCCACCCCTGTATCGACATCCAGGCCGGCCGCCACCCGGTGGTCGAATCCCGCCTGCGGGAAACCGGCAGCGGCGAGTTCATGGCCAACGACTGCCGACTCGACGCCCGCACCAAACTGCTGGTGATCACCGGCCCCAACATGGGCGGCAAGAGCACCTTCATGCGGCAGGTGGCCCTGATCGCCCTGCTGGCATCCATCGGCGCCTATGTGCCCGCAGCGGCCTGCCGGCTCGGACCGATCGATGCGATCCACACCCGCATCGGCGCGGCGGACGACCTCGCCAACGCCCAGTCGACCTTCATGCTGGAGATGACCGAGGCAGCGGCCATCCTGCACAGCGCCACGGAACAGTCGCTGGTGCTGATGGACGAGATCGGCCGCGGGACCTCGACCTTCGATGGTCTGGCATTGGCCGGCGCGATCGCGACCCATCTGCACGACAAATGCCGCGCGTTCACGCTGTTCGCCACCCACTATTTCGAGTTGACCGAGTTCCCGGCCAAGCACACGCAGGCGATCAACATGCATGTGTCGGCGGTGGAAAGCGGCGAGGACATCGTCTTCCTGCACGAGATTCAACCCGGGCCCGCCAGCCGGAGCTACGGCGTGCAGGTGGCCCGGCTGGCCGGCATGCCCGCCCCGGTGGTCCGTCAGGCGCGTGCGGCGCTGGAAGCCCTCGAAGCCCGCGCCAGCGAAGACGAGAGCCAGATCGACTTGTTCGCCGCACCGCCAGAGCCTGCCCCGGGTGCCCTGGCGGCGGATGAGCCCTCCCCGCTGCTGGACGCGCTGCGCGATCTCGATCCCGACGCGCTCAGCCCGAGAGAGGCGCTCGCCGCGCTCTATCAGTTGAAGTCCTTGGCTTCGGGACGGCTTTAA
- a CDS encoding RNA methyltransferase: protein MPPSSADPGAPAPALDPTRFVLIETSHPGNVGSTARAMKVMGFRDLVLVRPRFADVLSQEDTVAMASGAADILARARIVDRLEDALDGCTFVCATAMTPRDFGPPTRMPRELFAELAGGAAPGAARTTPQVAFVFGSERYGMSNEDVYRAHAVLSIPTHPDYGSLNLAQAVQLLAYDWRQALGGFPVQARTADPQWADAQSVQGLLQHLERSLIHLGYLDPASPKKLMPRLNQLFNRAGLTQEEVHILRGIARAIEKTGPADR from the coding sequence ATGCCCCCATCCTCCGCCGATCCCGGCGCACCCGCTCCGGCGTTGGATCCGACACGTTTCGTGCTGATCGAGACCAGCCATCCCGGCAATGTCGGCTCGACCGCCCGTGCGATGAAGGTCATGGGCTTTCGCGATCTGGTGCTGGTCAGGCCCCGCTTCGCCGATGTGCTGAGCCAGGAAGACACCGTCGCCATGGCCAGCGGTGCGGCCGACATCCTGGCGCGCGCCCGCATCGTCGATCGGCTGGAGGATGCGCTGGACGGCTGCACCTTCGTGTGCGCCACCGCCATGACTCCGCGCGATTTCGGGCCGCCGACCCGCATGCCACGTGAACTCTTCGCCGAGCTGGCGGGGGGCGCTGCGCCGGGTGCTGCGAGAACCACGCCGCAGGTGGCGTTTGTGTTCGGCTCCGAACGGTATGGGATGAGCAACGAGGACGTCTATCGCGCCCATGCGGTGCTGTCCATCCCGACGCATCCGGACTACGGCTCGCTCAATCTGGCGCAGGCCGTTCAACTGCTGGCGTACGACTGGCGGCAGGCACTCGGCGGGTTCCCCGTCCAGGCCCGGACCGCCGACCCGCAATGGGCCGATGCACAGTCGGTTCAAGGTCTGCTGCAGCATCTGGAGCGCAGCCTGATTCATCTCGGCTACCTGGATCCGGCGTCGCCCAAGAAATTGATGCCACGACTGAATCAGCTCTTCAATCGGGCCGGCCTCACGCAGGAGGAGGTCCATATCCTGCGCGGGATCGCGCGTGCCATCGAGAAAACCGGGCCCGCTGACCGCTGA
- a CDS encoding FKBP-type peptidyl-prolyl cis-trans isomerase: MKITKDTIATVELKVSDKLGRVIEKTDEPMALLIGGYGNTLPVVESTLEGQEKGFQTVLELTPETGFGERDEGLLITIAKKDFPPGVKVGGQLEVRGEDGEFKVFTVSKIKGDAVILDGNHPLAGQHLKISIKVKDVRAATPEEIEHGHAHGAHGHHH; encoded by the coding sequence ATGAAAATCACCAAAGACACCATCGCGACCGTGGAACTGAAAGTGTCCGACAAGCTCGGCCGCGTCATCGAGAAGACCGACGAACCCATGGCGCTGCTGATCGGCGGCTATGGCAACACCCTGCCGGTGGTGGAATCCACGCTGGAAGGCCAGGAAAAGGGTTTCCAGACCGTGCTGGAACTGACGCCGGAAACCGGTTTCGGTGAGCGCGACGAGGGCCTGCTGATCACCATCGCCAAGAAGGACTTCCCGCCCGGCGTCAAGGTCGGCGGCCAGTTGGAAGTCCGCGGCGAGGATGGCGAGTTCAAGGTCTTCACCGTGTCCAAGATCAAGGGCGACGCGGTGATCCTCGACGGCAACCACCCGCTGGCGGGACAGCATCTGAAGATCAGCATCAAGGTCAAGGATGTCCGCGCGGCCACGCCGGAAGAGATCGAACACGGTCACGCGCACGGCGCGCATGGCCATCATCATTGA
- a CDS encoding alpha/beta fold hydrolase, producing MSPATHAMPPSQPDGPKTLVFSHANGFPSGCYRVLFETWEAAGWQVHALPRIGHDPRYPVTSNWPHLRDELLGFIQDEVRPQGPVMLVGHSLGGLLSLLAACRKPALAQGLVMLDSPVVDGWRSHSLQVVKAAGLIHRVSPGKISRQRRHEWPTREDVHTHFATKGKFARWDPRVLQDYVASGFDEQADGRIQLGFQREIETRIYNTLPHNLPRILKRHAPKCPVAFIAGTQSEELRQAGAGASKALAKDLFRWFEGTHLYPFERPDDTAALVLELMAAMRAKAHTA from the coding sequence ATGAGCCCAGCGACCCACGCGATGCCCCCCTCTCAGCCTGACGGACCGAAGACCCTGGTCTTCTCCCACGCCAATGGCTTCCCGTCCGGCTGCTATCGGGTGCTGTTCGAGACCTGGGAAGCGGCAGGCTGGCAGGTGCATGCGTTGCCGCGCATCGGACACGATCCGCGCTATCCGGTCACCAGCAACTGGCCGCACCTGCGGGACGAACTGCTGGGCTTCATTCAGGACGAGGTGCGACCGCAAGGTCCGGTGATGCTGGTCGGCCACTCGCTGGGCGGCCTGTTGTCGCTGCTGGCGGCCTGCCGAAAACCGGCGCTGGCGCAGGGTCTGGTGATGCTGGATTCGCCGGTCGTGGACGGCTGGCGGTCGCACAGTCTGCAGGTGGTGAAAGCCGCGGGGCTGATCCACCGCGTGTCGCCGGGAAAGATCTCTCGGCAACGCCGCCATGAATGGCCGACGCGTGAGGACGTCCACACCCATTTCGCGACGAAGGGGAAGTTCGCCCGCTGGGATCCACGGGTGCTGCAGGACTATGTCGCCAGCGGATTCGATGAGCAGGCGGACGGTCGCATCCAACTGGGCTTTCAACGCGAAATCGAGACCCGCATCTACAACACCCTGCCCCACAACCTGCCACGCATCCTCAAACGCCACGCACCGAAATGCCCTGTGGCCTTCATCGCAGGCACGCAGTCCGAAGAACTGCGCCAGGCCGGTGCTGGCGCATCAAAGGCGTTGGCGAAGGACCTCTTCCGCTGGTTTGAGGGCACCCATCTCTACCCGTTCGAACGCCCGGACGACACCGCGGCGCTGGTGCTCGAATTGATGGCAGCCATGCGCGCCAAGGCGCACACGGCCTGA